In a genomic window of Aeromicrobium panaciterrae:
- a CDS encoding ABC transporter ATP-binding protein gives MNSTTTGNDVVVRLRDIGKTFPGVVANHDVNIDVKRGTVHAIVGENGAGKSTLMKILYGVQKPDSGTIEVNGKHVALSSPADAIAAGVGMVFQHFMLADNLSVLENVVLGAEKLHGIGDAARKRIAEISDSYGLDIDPEVLVEDLGVGARQRVEILKVLYRGAKIIILDEPTSVLVPQEVDELFDNLRELKAEGLAVIFISHKLDEVLSVADEVTVIRRGATIDTVDAKSVNSRQLAEMMVGSELPNPSTETSTVTDRVILEVKDLNLPGPSRALLTDIDLAIHAGEILGIAGVEGNGQAELVESIMGVRPGSTGAVVLAGQDLTHASTRDRREAGIGYIPEDRHRHALLLDSPLWENRILGHQTRKPNVNGPLIDRAGARKDTQRIVEEYDVRTPGIDVLARALSGGNQQKLIVGREMAGNPVLLIASHPTRGVDVGAQAAIWDHIKRARREGLAVLLISADLDELIGLSDTIRVILRGKLVGKFDPATVTPAQLGAAMTGADE, from the coding sequence GTGAACAGCACCACCACCGGCAATGACGTCGTGGTCCGGCTGCGCGACATCGGAAAAACGTTCCCTGGCGTGGTCGCCAACCACGACGTCAACATCGATGTGAAGCGCGGAACCGTGCACGCGATCGTCGGCGAGAACGGCGCGGGCAAATCCACGCTCATGAAGATCCTGTACGGCGTGCAAAAGCCTGACTCAGGCACGATCGAGGTCAACGGCAAGCACGTCGCCCTCTCGTCGCCAGCTGATGCGATCGCCGCCGGCGTCGGCATGGTGTTCCAACACTTCATGCTTGCCGACAACCTCAGTGTTCTTGAGAATGTCGTCCTGGGTGCGGAGAAGCTGCACGGCATCGGCGATGCGGCTCGCAAACGTATTGCCGAGATCTCGGACTCGTACGGTCTCGACATCGACCCCGAGGTGTTGGTCGAAGACCTCGGCGTCGGCGCCCGCCAACGCGTCGAGATCCTCAAGGTTCTCTACCGCGGCGCCAAAATCATCATTCTCGACGAGCCGACGTCGGTGCTGGTTCCGCAAGAGGTCGACGAGCTGTTCGACAACCTGCGCGAGCTCAAGGCCGAGGGGCTGGCCGTCATCTTCATTTCGCACAAGCTCGACGAGGTCCTGTCCGTAGCCGATGAGGTGACCGTCATTCGCCGCGGCGCGACAATCGACACGGTTGATGCCAAGTCGGTCAACTCTCGGCAGCTCGCCGAGATGATGGTTGGTTCTGAGCTGCCCAACCCGAGCACCGAGACGTCAACCGTCACGGATCGCGTCATCCTCGAGGTCAAGGACCTCAACCTTCCCGGCCCGAGTCGCGCTTTGCTGACCGACATCGACCTGGCAATTCATGCGGGCGAGATTCTCGGTATTGCCGGGGTCGAGGGCAACGGTCAGGCAGAGCTCGTCGAATCGATCATGGGCGTACGCCCGGGTTCCACCGGCGCGGTTGTGCTGGCGGGGCAGGACCTCACCCACGCATCAACCCGCGATCGTCGCGAGGCGGGCATCGGCTACATACCCGAAGACCGGCACCGCCACGCTCTTCTGCTCGACTCGCCGCTGTGGGAGAACCGCATCCTGGGTCACCAGACGCGCAAGCCCAACGTCAACGGCCCACTGATCGATCGCGCCGGGGCCCGCAAGGACACCCAGCGCATCGTCGAGGAGTACGACGTACGTACGCCCGGCATCGACGTCTTGGCCCGTGCGCTTTCAGGCGGCAACCAGCAGAAGCTCATTGTCGGCCGCGAGATGGCGGGCAACCCGGTGCTGCTGATCGCTTCCCACCCGACTCGCGGTGTCGACGTCGGCGCACAGGCCGCCATCTGGGACCACATCAAGCGAGCACGTCGCGAGGGACTCGCAGTCCTCCTCATCTCTGCAGACCTCGACGAGTTGATCGGCTTGTCTGACACGATCCGGGTGATCCTCCGTGGCAAGTTGGTCGGCAAGTTCGATCCGGCGACGGTGACCCCCGCCCAGCTGGGCGCGGCCATGACGGGAGCGGACGAATGA
- a CDS encoding cytochrome P450 codes for MTRYAVQLDPGEPSFVRDPYPVLASLRANGPVLWHEPMGMWLATTHKSVRAVLRSRSFGRIWSDWEPVDELEPFNALHRNQMMENEPPAHTRLRKLVAGAFGRGHVERMRPRIEALAAEMVEQLDNRFDVLADYAEPMPVYVIADLLGVPREDHQLLRAWSQAIVHMYEPRPSAEVKAAAVEASTAFSDYVRAIVTDRRENQGEDLISDLIREGRRGTPLTDDELVASVVLLLNAGHEASVNAFGNGMYALMSHPDQLARITSGKVPIEVALEELLRFDAPLQLFERTATADVDISGQTIKAGQKIACLMGSANRDSDAFADADAFDVGRDPNPHVGFGMGRHFCLGAPLARLELQISMTHLLRRFPRLELVGEAPRRPTWVLRGFESIQVEGS; via the coding sequence TTGACGCGTTACGCAGTACAGCTGGACCCCGGGGAGCCGTCGTTCGTACGTGATCCCTATCCGGTGCTGGCCTCACTGAGAGCCAACGGTCCCGTGCTGTGGCACGAGCCGATGGGCATGTGGCTCGCGACGACGCACAAGTCCGTGAGGGCGGTGCTCCGCAGTCGCTCATTCGGGCGAATCTGGTCCGACTGGGAGCCGGTCGACGAGCTCGAGCCGTTCAACGCACTGCACCGCAACCAGATGATGGAGAACGAGCCGCCGGCACACACGCGACTTCGCAAGCTCGTGGCCGGCGCCTTCGGACGTGGCCACGTGGAGCGTATGCGTCCGCGTATCGAAGCGCTCGCCGCCGAGATGGTCGAGCAACTCGACAACCGGTTCGATGTACTTGCCGACTATGCCGAGCCGATGCCGGTCTACGTCATCGCGGATCTGCTGGGCGTACCTCGTGAGGACCACCAGCTCCTTCGAGCGTGGTCTCAGGCCATCGTGCACATGTACGAGCCCCGGCCCAGTGCGGAGGTCAAGGCCGCTGCCGTTGAGGCCAGCACCGCGTTTTCGGACTACGTACGCGCAATCGTCACTGATCGGCGCGAAAATCAAGGCGAAGACCTCATCAGCGATCTGATTCGTGAGGGTCGACGGGGTACGCCGCTCACCGATGACGAGCTCGTGGCCTCCGTTGTGCTGCTGCTCAATGCTGGACATGAGGCGTCGGTCAACGCCTTCGGCAACGGGATGTACGCACTGATGTCCCATCCCGATCAGCTCGCCCGCATTACGTCGGGGAAGGTGCCGATCGAGGTCGCTCTGGAAGAGCTGCTCCGCTTTGACGCACCGCTGCAGTTGTTCGAACGTACGGCCACCGCCGACGTCGACATCTCCGGCCAGACCATCAAGGCTGGCCAAAAGATCGCCTGCCTGATGGGGTCGGCCAACCGCGATTCTGATGCATTCGCCGACGCTGACGCCTTCGACGTTGGCCGTGATCCCAATCCGCATGTCGGCTTCGGTATGGGCCGGCACTTCTGCTTGGGAGCGCCACTGGCGCGGCTTGAGCTTCAGATTTCGATGACACACCTGCTCAGGCGCTTCCCCCGCCTCGAGCTCGTCGGAGAGGCGCCACGGCGACCGACCTGGGTCTTGAGGGGATTCGAGAGCATTCAAGTGGAGGGCTCATGA
- a CDS encoding ABC transporter permease produces the protein MTVVTDAIAAAPAAARKLSYGWIMIGLAGLLVLVSALRIITGADDLDSSGTLRATLVAAIPIGLAGLGGLWSERAGIVNIGLEGMMILGTFGAGYFGYFYGPWQGVLGAILLGAAGGLLHAIATVTFGVDHIVSGVAINIIAIGAVQYLAAIAFTGVQGGGQTQSPRIDDLPRITISAISDPLGDLEAKHWFLISDVAAVLRAFVSNLSILTIICLGLFVLTYYVLWRTSFGLRLRSCGESPAAAESLGINVIRYKFTAVMISGGFAGLAGGFLALVAANGFRDGQTGGRGYIGLAAMIFGNWRPGGLLAGAGLFGYTDTLRLRGGGETIHGLLLLVAVGLVLLAVWQLRKGRKVAGSVTLGIGIVIGLWYFFSDSIPEDLTGMTPYVTTLMVLALASQRLRMPAADGKPYRKGSAG, from the coding sequence ATGACTGTTGTAACTGACGCCATCGCTGCAGCTCCCGCAGCAGCCAGGAAGCTGAGCTACGGCTGGATCATGATCGGTCTCGCCGGCCTGCTGGTCCTGGTCTCAGCCCTCCGCATCATCACGGGTGCTGACGACCTCGACTCATCCGGCACCCTGCGCGCGACCCTCGTGGCCGCGATCCCCATCGGCCTTGCTGGTCTCGGTGGTCTGTGGTCAGAACGCGCGGGCATCGTCAACATCGGCCTCGAGGGCATGATGATCCTCGGTACGTTCGGTGCTGGCTATTTCGGCTACTTCTACGGTCCGTGGCAGGGCGTCCTCGGCGCGATCCTGCTCGGTGCCGCTGGCGGACTTCTTCACGCCATCGCAACGGTGACGTTCGGTGTCGACCACATCGTCTCGGGTGTTGCGATCAACATCATCGCTATCGGTGCCGTGCAATATCTTGCGGCGATCGCGTTCACGGGTGTCCAGGGTGGTGGTCAGACGCAGTCCCCGCGCATCGACGATCTACCGCGGATCACGATTTCGGCGATCTCCGACCCTCTCGGTGACCTTGAGGCGAAGCATTGGTTCTTGATCTCCGACGTCGCCGCAGTGCTTCGAGCGTTTGTCTCCAACCTGTCGATCCTCACGATCATCTGTCTGGGACTGTTCGTGCTGACCTACTACGTCCTGTGGCGCACCTCGTTCGGCCTGCGTCTGCGTTCCTGCGGTGAAAGTCCCGCGGCAGCAGAGTCGCTCGGCATCAACGTGATCCGCTACAAGTTCACGGCCGTGATGATCTCCGGAGGCTTCGCGGGTCTTGCTGGTGGCTTCCTGGCGTTGGTCGCCGCGAACGGTTTCCGTGACGGCCAGACGGGTGGTCGTGGCTACATCGGCCTTGCCGCGATGATCTTCGGCAACTGGCGTCCTGGCGGCTTGCTGGCAGGTGCCGGCCTCTTCGGCTACACCGACACGTTGCGCCTGCGGGGTGGCGGCGAGACAATCCATGGCCTGCTGTTGCTCGTCGCCGTGGGACTTGTCCTGCTCGCCGTCTGGCAGCTGCGCAAGGGCCGCAAAGTCGCTGGCTCGGTCACCCTCGGCATCGGCATCGTGATCGGTCTCTGGTACTTCTTCAGTGACTCGATCCCCGAGGACCTGACCGGTATGACGCCGTACGTCACGACGCTGATGGTTCTGGCGCTCGCATCACAACGGCTACGAATGCCCGCGGCCGACGGCAAGCCCTATCGCAAGGGCAGTGCCGGATAG
- a CDS encoding BMP family ABC transporter substrate-binding protein, with protein MRRLTKATAIAGVAALVLAGAGCGKNSDGDDDSSSKGDCVKVDPTKKVGLAFDIGGRGDQSFNDSAAKGLDKAACDLGFSAKTAEAQDGEAESAREGRLQQLVDAGYNPVIAVGFAYSASVGKVAKANPDVNFAIVDDGVEGKNIANLLFAEEQGSFLVGAAAALKSESGTIGFIGGVEVPLIQKFEAGYVAGAKAVNPDIDVKSRYLTQPPDFSGFGDPAKGKTAAEGMYDDGADIVYAAAGGSGGGVFEAASAAKTKAIGVDSDQALTADPAVKDVIMTSMLKNVDVAVFNFLKAVDEGNVPTGPTTFDLKVDGVGYSTTGGQVDDIKEKLEEYKAQIIDGTIKVPTAP; from the coding sequence TTGCGTCGATTGACGAAGGCCACCGCTATTGCCGGTGTCGCCGCGCTCGTGCTCGCAGGAGCCGGTTGCGGAAAGAACAGTGACGGCGACGATGACTCGTCGTCGAAGGGCGACTGCGTCAAGGTCGATCCCACCAAGAAGGTCGGACTCGCATTCGACATCGGTGGACGCGGCGACCAGTCGTTCAACGACTCCGCTGCCAAGGGCCTCGACAAGGCCGCTTGTGACCTCGGATTCTCCGCCAAGACGGCTGAAGCTCAGGACGGCGAGGCCGAGTCGGCTCGCGAAGGTCGCCTGCAGCAGCTCGTTGACGCTGGCTACAACCCCGTGATCGCCGTGGGCTTCGCCTACTCCGCATCCGTGGGCAAGGTCGCCAAGGCCAACCCGGACGTCAACTTCGCCATCGTCGATGACGGCGTAGAGGGCAAGAACATCGCCAACCTGCTGTTCGCAGAAGAGCAGGGCTCGTTCCTGGTCGGTGCAGCTGCAGCGCTCAAGTCCGAGTCGGGCACGATCGGCTTCATTGGTGGTGTCGAGGTACCGCTGATCCAGAAGTTTGAAGCGGGCTACGTCGCGGGCGCCAAGGCCGTGAACCCTGACATCGACGTCAAGTCGCGCTACCTCACTCAGCCGCCGGACTTCAGCGGCTTCGGTGACCCGGCGAAGGGCAAGACTGCTGCCGAGGGCATGTACGACGACGGCGCAGACATCGTCTACGCAGCTGCCGGTGGTTCAGGTGGCGGCGTGTTCGAGGCTGCTTCGGCCGCCAAGACCAAGGCGATCGGTGTTGACTCCGACCAGGCGCTCACCGCCGACCCGGCAGTCAAGGACGTCATCATGACGTCGATGCTCAAGAACGTCGATGTGGCCGTGTTCAACTTCCTGAAGGCAGTTGACGAAGGCAACGTCCCGACTGGTCCGACGACGTTCGACCTCAAGGTCGATGGCGTTGGCTACTCCACCACAGGTGGTCAGGTCGACGACATCAAGGAAAAGCTCGAGGAGTACAAGGCACAGATCATTGACGGAACCATCAAGGTTCCGACAGCACCCTGA
- a CDS encoding thymidine phosphorylase, which produces MTEPFDAVEVIATKRDKAELSDAQIDWVVDAYTRGVVANEQMSSLAMAILLNGMNRREISRWTNAMIASGERMDFSSLSWKTADKHSTGGVGDKITLPLAPLVAACGVAVPQLSGRGLGHTGGTLDKLESIPGWRAELSNDEMMSQLEDVGAVICAAGAGLAPADKKLYALRDVTGTVEAIPLIASSIMSKKIAEGTGALVLDVKVGTGAFMKSLDQARELAETMVALGTDAGVKTVALLTDMSTPLGLTAGNAVEVAESVEVLAGGGPADVVELTIALAREMLAAAGKDDVDPAEKLASGEAMDVWKRMISAQGGDPDASLPTPKETHTVNADTSGTLTRLDALAVGVAAWRLGAGRSRPGEQVQAAAGIVLHAKPGDTITAGQPLLTLHTDTAERFERAIAALEGGYDIGTGSAEVPSVVIDRVE; this is translated from the coding sequence ATGACCGAACCATTCGACGCCGTGGAGGTCATTGCGACCAAGCGAGACAAGGCTGAGCTGAGCGATGCTCAGATCGACTGGGTTGTCGACGCCTACACGCGAGGGGTCGTCGCCAACGAGCAGATGTCATCCCTAGCCATGGCGATCCTGCTCAACGGAATGAACCGCCGGGAGATCAGCCGCTGGACCAACGCGATGATCGCCAGCGGCGAGCGCATGGATTTCTCCAGCCTGTCGTGGAAGACCGCGGACAAGCACTCGACCGGCGGCGTCGGCGACAAGATCACCCTGCCGCTTGCTCCGCTCGTTGCGGCCTGCGGCGTCGCCGTGCCGCAACTCTCGGGCCGGGGACTCGGCCATACGGGAGGCACGCTCGACAAGCTCGAGTCGATCCCGGGGTGGCGCGCTGAGCTCAGCAACGACGAGATGATGTCGCAGCTCGAGGACGTCGGGGCTGTGATCTGCGCTGCCGGCGCGGGTCTGGCTCCGGCCGACAAGAAGCTGTACGCGTTGCGCGACGTCACCGGAACGGTAGAGGCCATCCCGTTGATCGCCAGCTCGATCATGAGCAAGAAGATCGCCGAAGGCACCGGCGCATTGGTGCTCGACGTCAAAGTCGGCACGGGTGCCTTCATGAAGTCGCTCGACCAGGCCCGCGAGCTTGCCGAGACGATGGTGGCGCTCGGCACCGACGCAGGCGTGAAGACTGTGGCGCTGCTGACCGACATGTCGACACCACTCGGGCTGACCGCCGGCAACGCCGTCGAGGTCGCCGAATCCGTCGAGGTACTGGCCGGTGGGGGACCGGCCGACGTCGTCGAGCTCACAATCGCGCTTGCTCGCGAGATGCTCGCTGCGGCGGGCAAGGACGATGTCGATCCCGCCGAGAAGCTCGCCTCGGGTGAAGCGATGGACGTGTGGAAGCGGATGATCTCGGCGCAGGGCGGCGATCCTGATGCATCGCTGCCAACGCCCAAAGAGACTCATACGGTCAACGCCGACACGAGTGGCACGCTGACCAGACTCGACGCTCTTGCAGTCGGTGTTGCGGCATGGCGATTGGGCGCTGGACGTTCGCGTCCGGGCGAGCAGGTTCAGGCCGCTGCCGGCATCGTGTTGCACGCCAAGCCAGGAGACACCATCACCGCAGGTCAGCCGCTGTTGACCCTGCACACCGACACCGCCGAGCGGTTTGAACGTGCGATCGCTGCCCTTGAAGGCGGCTATGACATCGGCACCGGTAGCGCTGAGGTGCCCTCCGTTGTGATCGACCGGGTTGAGTAG
- a CDS encoding ABC transporter permease, producing MTKIALAIGAPILALFAAFLITSLVLVLAGDDVAGVWGQILSFPTHRGYVNIINAATVYYLSAIAVAIGFRMNLFNIGVDGQYRVAAFAAAVVAGEGWLPGYFNTALAMVAAVLVGAAWAGLAGLLRVTRGVSEVISTIMLNAIATALVAYLLRKVAVDNPGSNITATKEVPEGSRIGGFTLFGDVPAKVFGLLILAVLVGFAYWFIINKTRFGFDLRATGASETAAVSSGINVKKMIVISMLLSGGAAGLVGMPLLFGNDYAYGSTFQSGLGFAGIAIALLGRNHPVGIAIGALLFAFLDEQSNPLQILLDVSPDIVKITQGTIVLTVVIAYEVVRRYGIRIEQSRVASALDDEPATEGATA from the coding sequence ATGACCAAGATCGCGCTTGCGATCGGCGCGCCGATCCTGGCGCTGTTCGCGGCGTTCCTGATCACCAGCCTCGTGTTGGTGCTGGCCGGTGACGATGTCGCGGGCGTGTGGGGTCAGATCCTGAGCTTCCCGACGCATCGCGGCTACGTCAACATCATCAACGCGGCCACGGTCTACTACCTGTCGGCGATCGCTGTGGCGATCGGCTTCCGGATGAACCTCTTCAACATCGGGGTCGACGGCCAATACCGTGTCGCGGCTTTCGCGGCAGCAGTCGTGGCCGGTGAAGGCTGGCTGCCGGGCTACTTCAACACGGCGCTCGCGATGGTTGCTGCCGTACTCGTCGGCGCGGCCTGGGCCGGGCTTGCTGGTCTGCTGCGCGTCACCCGTGGCGTCAGCGAGGTCATTTCGACGATCATGCTCAACGCGATTGCCACAGCCTTGGTCGCCTACCTGCTGCGCAAGGTCGCCGTCGACAACCCTGGCAGCAACATCACCGCGACCAAGGAAGTGCCCGAGGGCAGCCGCATTGGCGGCTTCACGCTGTTCGGCGACGTACCAGCCAAGGTCTTCGGCTTGCTGATCCTCGCGGTCCTCGTCGGCTTTGCCTATTGGTTCATCATCAACAAGACCCGCTTCGGCTTTGACCTCCGTGCGACCGGTGCATCCGAGACGGCGGCCGTCTCAAGCGGCATCAACGTCAAGAAGATGATCGTCATCTCGATGCTGCTCTCGGGTGGCGCAGCTGGCCTCGTCGGCATGCCGTTGCTGTTCGGCAACGATTACGCCTACGGCTCGACGTTCCAGTCGGGCCTTGGCTTCGCGGGCATCGCGATCGCATTGCTGGGGCGCAACCACCCAGTCGGCATTGCCATCGGCGCTTTGCTGTTCGCGTTCCTCGACGAGCAGTCCAACCCGTTGCAGATCCTGCTCGACGTCTCGCCTGACATCGTCAAGATCACTCAGGGCACCATCGTGCTCACCGTCGTGATTGCGTACGAGGTGGTGCGCCGCTACGGCATACGCATCGAGCAGAGCCGGGTGGCGAGTGCCTTAGATGACGAGCCCGCAACGGAAGGAGCCACGGCATGA
- a CDS encoding cytidine deaminase, with product MALGIRGADDPVDWDALTRYATEVMGRAYAPYSNFKVGVAGLVDDGRVVLGCNVENAAYGVALCAECGMVSALHATGGGRLIAVACVDSHGKPLMPCGRCRQLLWENGGPDMQLLTASGVKTMTEVLPDAFGADDLAKN from the coding sequence GTGGCTCTCGGAATCAGGGGCGCGGACGACCCGGTCGACTGGGACGCCCTCACGCGCTATGCCACCGAGGTGATGGGTCGGGCCTATGCGCCCTACTCCAACTTCAAGGTCGGTGTGGCGGGGCTCGTTGACGACGGTCGAGTCGTGCTGGGCTGCAACGTCGAGAATGCTGCTTACGGCGTCGCGCTGTGCGCTGAGTGCGGGATGGTTTCAGCGCTGCACGCCACAGGCGGCGGTCGCCTGATCGCGGTTGCATGTGTCGACTCCCACGGCAAGCCGTTGATGCCCTGCGGTCGCTGCCGTCAGCTCCTATGGGAGAACGGTGGCCCCGACATGCAGTTGCTGACCGCGAGCGGCGTCAAGACCATGACTGAAGTGCTCCCGGATGCCTTCGGTGCGGACGACCTGGCAAAGAATTGA